Proteins from a genomic interval of Lycium ferocissimum isolate CSIRO_LF1 chromosome 2, AGI_CSIRO_Lferr_CH_V1, whole genome shotgun sequence:
- the LOC132047360 gene encoding histone-lysine N-methyltransferase, H3 lysine-9 specific SUVH4 isoform X2, with the protein MVVACLAEPNEEAVVPVRRCSSRIKVLKSEEEARRARAGCPSTDHPPPDKKPKKRKVDTTVDNVEAVTDNDVTLTHHPASQSLNGNGNEKSAHVRVTETIRRFNQHYLHFVQEEEKRCETAKADLKAKKISKSEGAEDDGKRSSKRPDLKAVSKMKSAKEVLNSERIGHIPGIDVGHQFFSRAEMVVVGFHIHWLNGIDCVGQSAGRKVEYKGYKLPLAVSIVVSGQYEDDQDNYEEVVYTGQGGNDLLGNKRQIKDQIMERGNLGLKNCMEHSVPVRVTRGHKCVNSYVGKVYTYDGLYEVVNYWAEKGISGFTVYKFRLKRMGGQPVLTTNQVHFTRGCIPNSISEIRGLVCEDISGGLENIPIPATNLVDDPPVAPTGFTYSREIICAKGIKLPSAPTGCNCRGSCLDPRECSCAKLNGSDFPYVHKDGGRLIEPKAVVFECGPNCGCGPACVNRTSQKGLRYRLEVFRTPNKGWGVRSWDYIPSGATICEYIGFLKKTDQIDPAADNNYVFDIDCLQTMKGLDGRERRLGEVSLPGNWQKDVEKTSDGGPEYCIDAVSVGNVARFINHSCQPNLFVQCVLSTHLDIGLARVVLMAADNIPPLQELTYDYGYILDSVMDRDGKVKQMACYCGAADCRKRLF; encoded by the exons ATGGTGGTTGCATGCCTTGCCGAGCCCAACGAGGAAGCGGTGGTCCCGGTGAGACGTTGCAGCTCTCGAATCAAAGTGTTGAAGAGCGAGGAGGAAGCTCGGAGAGCACGAGCAGGTTGCCCCTCCACTGACCACCCTCCTCCTGACAAGAaaccaaagaagagaaaggtcGATACTACTGTTGATAATGTGGAAGCTGTTACCGATAATGACGTCACACTTACCCATCATCCAGCCTCCCAGAGTCTTAACGGCAATGGCAATGAGAAAAGTGCCCACGTCAGGGTCACAGAGACTATTCGCAGATTTAACCAGCATTATCTCCATTTCGTTCAG GAAGAGGAGAAAAGATGTGAAACAGCTAAAGCAGATCTCAAAgcaaagaaaatttcaaaatccgAG GGAGCTGAAGATGATGGTAAACGCAGTTCCAAGCGGCCTGATCTAAAAGCGGTTTCTAAG ATGAAATCGGCAAAGGAGGTTTTGAATTCTGAGAGAATTGGCCACATTCCAG GCATTGATGTTGGTCATCAATTCTTTTCACGTGCTGAGATGGTCGTTGTGGGATTCCATATCCATTGGCTAAACGGCATTGATTGTGTTGGCCAATCTGCAGGGAGAAAAGTG GAGTACAAAGGCTACAAATTGCCCCTTGCTGTATCTATTGTCGTATCGGGACAATATGAGGACGACCAGGACAACTATGAAGAAGTTGTCTATACTGGTCAAGGTggaaatgatcttcttggtAACAAGCGCCAAATAAAGGATCAAATCATGGAACGGGGTAATCTAGGGCTTAAG AACTGTATGGAACATTCTGTCCCTGTAAGGGTTACTCGAGGACATAAGTGTGTGAATAGTTACGTTGGGAAGGTGTACACCTATGACGGCTTGTATGAG GTTGTAAATTACTGGGCAGAGAAGGGTATTTCTGGATTCACCGTCTATAAATTCCGATTAAAGCGTATGGGAGGACAACCTGTGTTGACCACCAACCAG GTACATTTTACTCGAGGCTGTATTCCCAACTCCATATCTGAAATACGAgg GTTGGTATGTGAGGACATTTCTGGTGGACTGGAGAATATTCCCATTCCCGCAACCAATTTAGTTGATGATCCACCGGTAGCACCGACAG GTTTCACTTATAGCAGGGAAATTATATGCGCCAAAGGTATAAAGCTCCCTTCAGCTCCCACAGGATGCAACTGCCGTGGTTCATGTCTTGATCCAAGAGAGTGTTCTTGCGCTAAACTCAATGGTTCTGATTTTCCCTATGTTCATAAAGATGGTGGAAG ACTTATTGAGCCGAAGGCTGTTGTTTTTGAATGTGGTCCGAATTGTGGATGTGGACCTGCCTGTGTCAACCGCACTTCTCAGAAAGGATTGAGATATCGGCTCGAG GTATTTCGTACTCCAAATAAGGGTTGGGGTGTGAGATCATGGGATTATATTCCTTCTGGTGCAACCATTTGTGAATACATTGGTTTTTTAAAGAAGACAGATCAGATTGACCCTGCAGCAGATAACAACTATGTTTTTGACATTGATTGCTTGCAAACAATGAAAGGGCTCGACGGGAGGGAG AGACGGTTGGGTGAGGTTTCTTTGCCGGGAAACTGGCAGAAGGATGTTGAGAAGACGTCAGATGGTGGGCCAGAGTATTGCATTGATGCAGTCTCTGTCGGTAATGTTGCGAGGTTTATTAATCATAGTTGTCAACCTAATTTATTTGTTCAATGTGTGTTAAGCACTCATCTCGACATTGGTTTGGCAAGAGTGGTGCTAATGGCAGCTGACAACATACCACCTCTACAG GAACTCACATATGATTACGGCTACATCCTGGATAGTGTTATGGATCGTGATGGCAAGGTTAAACAAATGGCTTGTTACTGTGGAGCTGCTGATTGTCGTAAACGCTTGTTTTGA
- the LOC132047362 gene encoding uncharacterized protein LOC132047362: MDDSFSVRVEKVFGSLTATSNLSSVWSLTDDEIAKREWDRDAELLDFDSKPCPPHIDGFFAKTLDDDDESAIRSAIGLDSALDHEEEEDEFDKVAVDSEKEKQQPSDRFYMRDVSDYGISADIYDELPLTLQDVKRDPRANHEAAKLRLKEDAEAALREGHLGYMPPPHPSKTKGHDDAHSPKKLKLKEDSKLPPDSSIPDYIRNPAKYTCYTLDVSDDMDEESNRKAYMDFLSLMKKQSQLDDDSSTNFQKSPTFNPRMKQPAGTIIKHGVEAEQMQVKNTIPLGIVSAMEEDESSIAADRARPGSFHKSGRRYRTRAIMMDTDD; encoded by the exons ATGGATGACAGCTTCAGTGTACGGGTTGAGAAGGTGTTCGGTTCTCTGACGGCGACCTCCAATTTGAGTTCTGTCTGGTCTTTAACCGACGATGAGATTGCCAAAAGGGAATGGGATAGGGATGCAGAGCTACTCGACTTTGATTCCAAACCCTGCCCTCCCCATATTGACGGCTTCTTCGCTAAAAccctagatgatgatgatgaatccGCTATCCGCTCTGCCATTGGTCTAGACTCCGCCCTTGACCATGAG GAGGAGGAAGACGAGTTCGACAAAGTGGCTGTCGATAGCGAAAAAGAGAAGCAGCAGCCTAGTGACCGCTTCTACATGCGGGACGTCTCCGACTATGGAATTTCTGCAGACATCTACGATGAGCTTCCTCTTACTCTTCAGGACGTTAAGAGAGATCCTCGTGCTAATCACGAGGCCGCCAAGCTCAGGCTCAAGGAAGATGCTGAGGCTGCCTTGAGAGAAGGTCATTTGGGGTACATGCCACCTCCTCATCCTTCCAAGACAAAAGGCCACGATGATGCACATTCTCCTAAAAAACTCAAGTTGAAGGAAGATTCTAAACTGCCTCCTGATTCATCCATTCCAGATTATATAAGGAATCCGGCCAAATATACTTGCTATACACTTGATGTCTCGGATGATATGGATGAAGAATCCAATAGAAAAGCCTACATGGACTTTCTCAGTCTCATGAAGAAACAATCGCAGCTGGACGATGATAGCTCCACTAATTTTCAGAAATCACCCACATTTAACCCTAGAATGAAGCAGCCTGCTGGCACTATCATCAAGCATGGCGTTGAGGCAGAGCAAATGCAAGTGAAAAATACAATTCCCCTTGGCATTGTTTCTGCCATGGAAGAAGATGAGTCGTCTATTGCAGCCGACAGAGCTAGACCTGGAAGTTTCCATAAGAGCGGCAGACGCTATAGAACTAGGGCCATTATGATGGATACTGACGACTGA
- the LOC132047360 gene encoding histone-lysine N-methyltransferase, H3 lysine-9 specific SUVH4 isoform X3, which translates to MVVACLAEPNEEAVVPVRRCSSRIKVLKSEEEARRARAGCPSTDHPPPDKKPKKRKVDTTVDNVEAVTDNDVTLTHHPASQSLNGNGNEKSAHVRVTETIRRFNQHYLHFVQGAEDDGKRSSKRPDLKAVSKMKSAKEVLNSERIGHIPGIDVGHQFFSRAEMVVVGFHIHWLNGIDCVGQSAGRKVEYKGYKLPLAVSIVVSGQYEDDQDNYEEVVYTGQGGNDLLGNKRQIKDQIMERGNLGLKNCMEHSVPVRVTRGHKCVNSYVGKVYTYDGLYEVVNYWAEKGISGFTVYKFRLKRMGGQPVLTTNQVHFTRGCIPNSISEIRGLVCEDISGGLENIPIPATNLVDDPPVAPTGFTYSREIICAKGIKLPSAPTGCNCRGSCLDPRECSCAKLNGSDFPYVHKDGGRLIEPKAVVFECGPNCGCGPACVNRTSQKGLRYRLEVFRTPNKGWGVRSWDYIPSGATICEYIGFLKKTDQIDPAADNNYVFDIDCLQTMKGLDGRERRLGEVSLPGNWQKDVEKTSDGGPEYCIDAVSVGNVARFINHSCQPNLFVQCVLSTHLDIGLARVVLMAADNIPPLQELTYDYGYILDSVMDRDGKVKQMACYCGAADCRKRLF; encoded by the exons ATGGTGGTTGCATGCCTTGCCGAGCCCAACGAGGAAGCGGTGGTCCCGGTGAGACGTTGCAGCTCTCGAATCAAAGTGTTGAAGAGCGAGGAGGAAGCTCGGAGAGCACGAGCAGGTTGCCCCTCCACTGACCACCCTCCTCCTGACAAGAaaccaaagaagagaaaggtcGATACTACTGTTGATAATGTGGAAGCTGTTACCGATAATGACGTCACACTTACCCATCATCCAGCCTCCCAGAGTCTTAACGGCAATGGCAATGAGAAAAGTGCCCACGTCAGGGTCACAGAGACTATTCGCAGATTTAACCAGCATTATCTCCATTTCGTTCAG GGAGCTGAAGATGATGGTAAACGCAGTTCCAAGCGGCCTGATCTAAAAGCGGTTTCTAAG ATGAAATCGGCAAAGGAGGTTTTGAATTCTGAGAGAATTGGCCACATTCCAG GCATTGATGTTGGTCATCAATTCTTTTCACGTGCTGAGATGGTCGTTGTGGGATTCCATATCCATTGGCTAAACGGCATTGATTGTGTTGGCCAATCTGCAGGGAGAAAAGTG GAGTACAAAGGCTACAAATTGCCCCTTGCTGTATCTATTGTCGTATCGGGACAATATGAGGACGACCAGGACAACTATGAAGAAGTTGTCTATACTGGTCAAGGTggaaatgatcttcttggtAACAAGCGCCAAATAAAGGATCAAATCATGGAACGGGGTAATCTAGGGCTTAAG AACTGTATGGAACATTCTGTCCCTGTAAGGGTTACTCGAGGACATAAGTGTGTGAATAGTTACGTTGGGAAGGTGTACACCTATGACGGCTTGTATGAG GTTGTAAATTACTGGGCAGAGAAGGGTATTTCTGGATTCACCGTCTATAAATTCCGATTAAAGCGTATGGGAGGACAACCTGTGTTGACCACCAACCAG GTACATTTTACTCGAGGCTGTATTCCCAACTCCATATCTGAAATACGAgg GTTGGTATGTGAGGACATTTCTGGTGGACTGGAGAATATTCCCATTCCCGCAACCAATTTAGTTGATGATCCACCGGTAGCACCGACAG GTTTCACTTATAGCAGGGAAATTATATGCGCCAAAGGTATAAAGCTCCCTTCAGCTCCCACAGGATGCAACTGCCGTGGTTCATGTCTTGATCCAAGAGAGTGTTCTTGCGCTAAACTCAATGGTTCTGATTTTCCCTATGTTCATAAAGATGGTGGAAG ACTTATTGAGCCGAAGGCTGTTGTTTTTGAATGTGGTCCGAATTGTGGATGTGGACCTGCCTGTGTCAACCGCACTTCTCAGAAAGGATTGAGATATCGGCTCGAG GTATTTCGTACTCCAAATAAGGGTTGGGGTGTGAGATCATGGGATTATATTCCTTCTGGTGCAACCATTTGTGAATACATTGGTTTTTTAAAGAAGACAGATCAGATTGACCCTGCAGCAGATAACAACTATGTTTTTGACATTGATTGCTTGCAAACAATGAAAGGGCTCGACGGGAGGGAG AGACGGTTGGGTGAGGTTTCTTTGCCGGGAAACTGGCAGAAGGATGTTGAGAAGACGTCAGATGGTGGGCCAGAGTATTGCATTGATGCAGTCTCTGTCGGTAATGTTGCGAGGTTTATTAATCATAGTTGTCAACCTAATTTATTTGTTCAATGTGTGTTAAGCACTCATCTCGACATTGGTTTGGCAAGAGTGGTGCTAATGGCAGCTGACAACATACCACCTCTACAG GAACTCACATATGATTACGGCTACATCCTGGATAGTGTTATGGATCGTGATGGCAAGGTTAAACAAATGGCTTGTTACTGTGGAGCTGCTGATTGTCGTAAACGCTTGTTTTGA
- the LOC132047360 gene encoding histone-lysine N-methyltransferase, H3 lysine-9 specific SUVH4 isoform X1, with protein sequence MVVACLAEPNEEAVVPVRRCSSRIKVLKSEEEARRARAGCPSTDHPPPDKKPKKRKVDTTVDNVEAVTDNDVTLTHHPASQSLNGNGNEKSAHVRVTETIRRFNQHYLHFVQEEEKRCETAKADLKAKKISKSEVGNTYVQGAEDDGKRSSKRPDLKAVSKMKSAKEVLNSERIGHIPGIDVGHQFFSRAEMVVVGFHIHWLNGIDCVGQSAGRKVEYKGYKLPLAVSIVVSGQYEDDQDNYEEVVYTGQGGNDLLGNKRQIKDQIMERGNLGLKNCMEHSVPVRVTRGHKCVNSYVGKVYTYDGLYEVVNYWAEKGISGFTVYKFRLKRMGGQPVLTTNQVHFTRGCIPNSISEIRGLVCEDISGGLENIPIPATNLVDDPPVAPTGFTYSREIICAKGIKLPSAPTGCNCRGSCLDPRECSCAKLNGSDFPYVHKDGGRLIEPKAVVFECGPNCGCGPACVNRTSQKGLRYRLEVFRTPNKGWGVRSWDYIPSGATICEYIGFLKKTDQIDPAADNNYVFDIDCLQTMKGLDGRERRLGEVSLPGNWQKDVEKTSDGGPEYCIDAVSVGNVARFINHSCQPNLFVQCVLSTHLDIGLARVVLMAADNIPPLQELTYDYGYILDSVMDRDGKVKQMACYCGAADCRKRLF encoded by the exons ATGGTGGTTGCATGCCTTGCCGAGCCCAACGAGGAAGCGGTGGTCCCGGTGAGACGTTGCAGCTCTCGAATCAAAGTGTTGAAGAGCGAGGAGGAAGCTCGGAGAGCACGAGCAGGTTGCCCCTCCACTGACCACCCTCCTCCTGACAAGAaaccaaagaagagaaaggtcGATACTACTGTTGATAATGTGGAAGCTGTTACCGATAATGACGTCACACTTACCCATCATCCAGCCTCCCAGAGTCTTAACGGCAATGGCAATGAGAAAAGTGCCCACGTCAGGGTCACAGAGACTATTCGCAGATTTAACCAGCATTATCTCCATTTCGTTCAG GAAGAGGAGAAAAGATGTGAAACAGCTAAAGCAGATCTCAAAgcaaagaaaatttcaaaatccgAG GTTGGTAACACATATGTGCAGGGAGCTGAAGATGATGGTAAACGCAGTTCCAAGCGGCCTGATCTAAAAGCGGTTTCTAAG ATGAAATCGGCAAAGGAGGTTTTGAATTCTGAGAGAATTGGCCACATTCCAG GCATTGATGTTGGTCATCAATTCTTTTCACGTGCTGAGATGGTCGTTGTGGGATTCCATATCCATTGGCTAAACGGCATTGATTGTGTTGGCCAATCTGCAGGGAGAAAAGTG GAGTACAAAGGCTACAAATTGCCCCTTGCTGTATCTATTGTCGTATCGGGACAATATGAGGACGACCAGGACAACTATGAAGAAGTTGTCTATACTGGTCAAGGTggaaatgatcttcttggtAACAAGCGCCAAATAAAGGATCAAATCATGGAACGGGGTAATCTAGGGCTTAAG AACTGTATGGAACATTCTGTCCCTGTAAGGGTTACTCGAGGACATAAGTGTGTGAATAGTTACGTTGGGAAGGTGTACACCTATGACGGCTTGTATGAG GTTGTAAATTACTGGGCAGAGAAGGGTATTTCTGGATTCACCGTCTATAAATTCCGATTAAAGCGTATGGGAGGACAACCTGTGTTGACCACCAACCAG GTACATTTTACTCGAGGCTGTATTCCCAACTCCATATCTGAAATACGAgg GTTGGTATGTGAGGACATTTCTGGTGGACTGGAGAATATTCCCATTCCCGCAACCAATTTAGTTGATGATCCACCGGTAGCACCGACAG GTTTCACTTATAGCAGGGAAATTATATGCGCCAAAGGTATAAAGCTCCCTTCAGCTCCCACAGGATGCAACTGCCGTGGTTCATGTCTTGATCCAAGAGAGTGTTCTTGCGCTAAACTCAATGGTTCTGATTTTCCCTATGTTCATAAAGATGGTGGAAG ACTTATTGAGCCGAAGGCTGTTGTTTTTGAATGTGGTCCGAATTGTGGATGTGGACCTGCCTGTGTCAACCGCACTTCTCAGAAAGGATTGAGATATCGGCTCGAG GTATTTCGTACTCCAAATAAGGGTTGGGGTGTGAGATCATGGGATTATATTCCTTCTGGTGCAACCATTTGTGAATACATTGGTTTTTTAAAGAAGACAGATCAGATTGACCCTGCAGCAGATAACAACTATGTTTTTGACATTGATTGCTTGCAAACAATGAAAGGGCTCGACGGGAGGGAG AGACGGTTGGGTGAGGTTTCTTTGCCGGGAAACTGGCAGAAGGATGTTGAGAAGACGTCAGATGGTGGGCCAGAGTATTGCATTGATGCAGTCTCTGTCGGTAATGTTGCGAGGTTTATTAATCATAGTTGTCAACCTAATTTATTTGTTCAATGTGTGTTAAGCACTCATCTCGACATTGGTTTGGCAAGAGTGGTGCTAATGGCAGCTGACAACATACCACCTCTACAG GAACTCACATATGATTACGGCTACATCCTGGATAGTGTTATGGATCGTGATGGCAAGGTTAAACAAATGGCTTGTTACTGTGGAGCTGCTGATTGTCGTAAACGCTTGTTTTGA